A section of the Subtercola frigoramans genome encodes:
- a CDS encoding IS110 family transposase, with amino-acid sequence MAAPAPLNLTRSGHIVVGVDTHKHVHVAAVMDSIGGILASLTIATDNGGYQQLLDWANGFGQVIAFGIEGTGSYGAGLTSFIRRNGRRVVEVNRPDRRMRRLAGKSDTLDAENAARAVMAGYATAEPKNC; translated from the coding sequence ATGGCAGCTCCGGCACCCCTCAATTTGACCCGCTCCGGCCACATCGTCGTCGGCGTCGATACCCACAAACACGTCCATGTCGCCGCGGTCATGGACTCTATCGGAGGGATCCTCGCGTCGCTGACGATCGCGACCGACAACGGCGGCTACCAGCAGCTGCTCGACTGGGCGAACGGGTTCGGGCAAGTCATCGCGTTCGGTATCGAAGGCACCGGCTCGTACGGTGCGGGCCTCACCTCGTTCATCCGCCGCAACGGGCGTCGCGTCGTCGAGGTCAACCGGCCCGACCGTCGCATGCGACGACTCGCCGGCAAATCCGACACCCTCGACGCGGAGAACGCTGCCCGTGCGGTGATGGCCGGCTACGCGACGGCGGAACCAAAAAACTGCTGA